The Microbacterium sp. SORGH_AS_0428 genome contains the following window.
ACTTTCGACGGGCCGGGACCCGACGCCGCCGGCGGCGGATGCGGCACGGTCCGATCCGTCATGACTCCCCCTGACATGCGCGACGCCCCCAACTCTAGAGAGTTGCGGGGCGTCACGTCGGCGCCGAGGCACCTGGGTTTCCGGAGCGACCCGCGCGACCCCTTCGTCGCGCGGGGCGCTCGTTCAGAGGCTTCCGGTGGTGCGCCACCCGCCCTGGTACTCGGCGCGCGCGGTGACCGCGTACGGAACCGGGCTGACGACGGCGCGCACGGCGATCTGGTCGTGCGGCTCGACCGTGGTCTTCTTCGAGCCGCCGTCGGGCTCGCCCCAGACGACCCGCACCTCGGCGCCGACCGGCACGTCGCGGTCGACGGTCGCGAGCGACAGTCCGCGCTTCTCGTTCGCCGTCACGCCGGTGAACAGCGAGAGCCCGACGTTGTTGCCGTCGGCGTCGATGACCGCGTCGTAGTTCGACGAGCCGTAGTTGGCGTTCGGGAGGTCGAAGAACTGGTAGCCGACGCCTTCGCGGTCGATGACGCTCGTGAGGATCTTGGCCAGGTCCTCGTCGTTCCAGGCGAGCGTGACCTTCTTGCGCTGCGTTTCCGGGTCGATCTTCTCGAGCGCGTCGCGGCCGATGAAGTCGTGGTCGAACTTCACGAACGAGCCGTAACCCAGCTCCCAGGGGTTCAGGTAGTAGTCCTCGATGTTCTCCGAGACGAACGAGCCGGCGAGCGCGTTGATCGCCTCGTAGCTGTTGGCGGGCAGCCACTCGCGGTACGCGCGCTCGGCCTCGCCGGTGTAGATCGCCGGAAGCGGCGACGGGATCCACCCGGACTCGAGCGTGTTCGAGGAGTAGGCGCGCGAGCCGCAGGGCTCGATGCCGAACTCGCGACCCGCCTCGAGCACGGCGTCGCGGATCTTCTGGTGCTGCGCGTACGGCCCCCAGATCTCCAGTCCCGGTGCACCCGCCATCCCGTGGCGGAGGGTGCGCACCTTCTCACCGGCGATCGTCATCTCACCCATGTGGAAGAAGCGCACCTTCTCGAGCGGTCCGCCATTGAGCTTCTCGATGATGTCCCAGGCGTTCGGGCCCTGGATCTGGAAGCGGTAGTAGTCGCGGTGGACGGCGGCACCGTAGGGGCGCGAGGGCGAACGGTCGTCGTAGCGGAACTCGACGTCGTATCCGCCCGTCTCGGCGTGGAACTGGAGCCAGTTGGCGCCGGGCGCCCGGCCGACGTAGACGTACTCGTTCTCGGCCTCGTGGAAGAGGATGCCGTCGCCGATCACGCCACCGTTGGATGCGGTCGGCACGAACTGCTTCGCGGTGTTCAGCGGGAAGTTCGCGAAGGAGTTGATACCGGTGTCGCTCAGCAGCTTGAGCGCGTCGGGCCCCGACACGAAGAAGTTGACCATGTGGTGCGTCTGGTCGTAGAGCACGGCCGTCTCGCGCCAGGCCTTCTGCTCCCGGCGCCAGTTGGAGAACTCGGCCGGCACGACCGGGTAGATATAGGTGCCGAGCTGCGAATCGCGCAGCATCTCGACGGTGTTCCCTCGCTCGTCCAGCAGCTCCTGCAGCGTCCGCGCCATGATTGCCTCGACTTCCTCGTCTGTGGGCCTGCCGCGATGATAGGCGGCTTTTACCTCTGCCCATAGTGGTTTCGCCGTCTCAGATTGTCAACAAAATCTTGACCATTTCGCGGACCGTGTGATTCGCTGAGCCCACGAATCGGCACCGGCGTCGACTCCGGATGCCTGCCGCCACGTGTCGACTCGACGTCGCCGAACCAAGGAGCGGATATGCCTGCAGTCACCCCGGCGCTACTCGTGGTCAGCGCCCACGCGGGCGACTTCGTCTGGCGTGCCGGCGGCGCGATCGCCGCCGCCACCATGCGCGGCGAGCGCGCCACGGTAGTCTGCCTCAGCTTCGGCGAGCGCGGCGAGTCGGCGAGCCAGTGGCTGGCGGGAAAGTCGCTGGAGGAGATCAAGGAGATCCGCCGGGCAGAGGCGGAGGCGGCCGCATCCGCGCTCGGCGCCGACATCGAGTTCCTCGATCTCGGCGACTACCCGCTGCGCGAGTCCCCCGAGGCCGTTGCACGGCTCGTCGACGTGTACCGCCGCGTGCAGCCGACCGTCGTGCTGACGCATCCGCTGCATGATCCGTACAACGGCGACCACCCGGCCGCCGCGCGCATGGCGCTGGAGGCGCGGGTGCTCGCCCAGGCGATCGGCGTCGCGAACTCGGACGGCTCGTTCCCGACGAAGGAGACGATCATCGGCGCCCCGCCGGTGTTCTTCTTCGAACCGCACCAGCCCGAGCAGTGCGGTTTCGTGCCCGACGTGCTCCTGGACATCACCGCGGCCTTCCCTCAGAAGCGCGCCGCGATGGAGTGCCTGCCCGCCCAGAAGCACATGTGGTCGTACTACAGCGATCTGGCGGTGCGCCGCGGCGTGCAGGTCAAGCGCAACGCCGGCCCGAACCTCGGTCTCGCCCACGACACGATGGGCGAGGCGTACATGCGCTACTTCCCGCAGGTCACGGGAGTGCTCGAGTGAGCCCCCACATCGTCGTCACCGACATCGCGCGCGAGGAAGCGGCCCTCGTCGACGCCTTCGCCGCGCTGGGCTCCGCGACCGTGCACGAGGCGCTCGGCCGCACGGGGTACGCAGGAAGCGCGATCCGTCCGATCCAGCAGGGATCGGCGATCGCCGGCAGTGCCGTCACCGTGCTCACCGCACCGGGTGACAACCTCATGGTGCATGTGGCGATCGAGCAGGCCCGCGCCGGCGATGTGATCGTCGTGGTCGCCACCGGCCCCTCCCCCTTCGGACACATCGGCGAGCTCATGGCCACGCAGATGCAGGTCAAGGGCGTCCGCGGGTACGTCACCTCCGCCGGGGTGCGCGACACCGCCGAACTTCGCGCGATGGGCTTCCCCGCGTGGAGCCGTTACGTCTCGGCGCAGGGATGCCTGCGCGACAGCCCGGGCTCGGTGAACGTACCGGTCGTCCTCGACGGCGTCGTCGTCGAGCCGGGCGACATCGTGGTCGCCGACGACGACGGCGTGACGGTCGTTCCGCGGATGCGGGCGGCAGCCGTCCTCGACGCGGCGCGTTCCCGTGCGGCACGCGAGGCGACCAACCGCGCGAGGTACGAGGCCGGGGCCAGCTCGATGGACATCAACGGCCTGCGACCGATCATCGCCGAGCTCGGCATCGCGCACGTGTCCCAAGCGGAGCGCCGCGATGCCGGCTCCTGACCCCGTGCGCGACGGCATCCGCTGCCTGCTCATGCGCGGCGGCACCTCCAAGGGCGCCTTCTTCCTCGCGACGGACCTGCCCGCCGATCCGTCCGAGCGCGACGACCTGCTGCTGCGGATCATGGGCAGCCCTGACCCGGCACAGATCGACGGATTGGGCGGCGCGCATCCGCTGACGTCGAAGGTCGCCGTCGTCGAGCGCTCGAGCGATCCCGCTTGCGACATCGACTACCTCTTCCTCCAGGTGGGCGTGGACGAGGCCGTCGTCGCCGATGCGCAGACGTGCGGCAACCTGCTGGCCGCGATCGGCCCGTTTGCGATCGAGCGTGGACTGATCGCGGCGGATGCGGGCGAAACCGTCGTACGCATCCGCCTGCTGAACACGGGCGACATCGCCGAAGCGCGATTCTCGACCCCTGACGGACGGGTCGACTACGACGGCGACGAGGCGATCGCGGGGGTGCCCGGCACGGCAGGCCGGATCGCGCTGACCACCCGCGGCCGGAAGCCGCTGCTTCCCACCGGCTCGCCGACCGACGAGATCGCAGGCCACCGCGTCACCCTCGTCGACAACGGGATGCCGGTCGTCCTGATGGATGCCGCCGATTTCGATGTCGCGGGCGACGAGAGCCCGGAAGAACTGGAGTCCCGCACCGAACTCCGCGAGCGCATCGAAAGGGTCCGCCGGGCCGCGGGCCCGCGCTTCGGACTGGGCGACGTCTCGGCGCAGACCGTGCCCAAGATGTTCCTGCTCTCGCCCCCTCGCCACGATGGAGCGGTCGGCACCCGAGCATTCATCCCCACACGGGTGCATCCCACGATCGGGGTGCTGATGGCCGCATCCGTCGCCGCCGGCATCCGCATCCCGGGCGCCGTCGGCTCTGCCTTCGCCGTGCTCGGCGACGGGGAGCAGACGCTTCTCGAACACCCCGGCGGCACCTTCGCCGCCACCGTCGCCGTCACCGGCGACGCCGCTTCCGGCTGGCGCGCGAGTTCGTCGTCGGTCCGCACCGCACGAAAGATCTTCGACGGGCTCGTCTTTCCCCGACCCCGCCGCTGACTGTCAGAGAGGACACACCATGGCCACGCGCGACAACTTCGACCTCGCACACCTGGGCGGCGTCGAGCTGTTCACCCCGGTCTTCGAGGAGAGCCTGCACTTCTTCCGCGACCTGCTCGCGATGCGGGAGGTCGCCCGCATCGGCGACTCCGCCTACCTCCGCTGCTGGGACGAGTACCAGCTGTACACGCTCAAGCTCACCGCATCCGACACCAACGGCGTGGGCCGTACGCTCTTCCGCGTCACGAGCCCCGAGGCCCTGGAGCGCCGCGTCGCGGCCATCGAGGCAGCGGGTCTCGGCCACGGCTGGCGTGAGCCCGAGGTCGGCGTCGGCCGCTCGTACGAGTTCGAGGATCCCGACGGCCACCTCATGGGCATCTACTACGAGACCGAGCACTACGTGCCCGACGACGAGGACCGCCCGGCACTGAAGAACCAGGCATCCGCGTTCCCCGGGCGAGGCGTGAACGCCCGCCGGATGGACCACATCAACTACCTCGCCAGCGACGTGACGAAGGCGGGTGAGTTCTGGCGCGACGTCATGGGCGCCCGTGAGTCCGAGCGGGTACGGCTGGACGGCGGCGGGTACGCGGCCTGGTGGTTCCGGTTCCAGCAGAAGTCGTACGACGTGGTCTACAGCGAGGACTGGACCGGCGAGCACGGTCGGTTCCACCACTTCGCGCTCGCTCCCGACACCCGCGAGGACATCCTCAAGGCCGCCGACATCTTCCTGGAGAACGGCGTGCACATCGAGTTCGGCCCGTACAAGCACGCCATCAACCAGACGTTCTTCATCTACGTGTGGGAGCCGGGCGGCAACCGCATCGAGCTGGCCAACGCCGGCGCACGCCTCATCCTCGATCCGGACTGGCCGGTCGTGGAGTGGTCGCAGGCCGAGCGGGCCAAGGGCCAGGCGTGGGGCGCGAAGACCGTTCCCACCTTCCACACCCACGGCACGCCGTTCCTGGCGAACCAGGCCGAGATCGACGAGGCGGCGATGAAGGGCGAACCGATCCCGGCGCCGCAGAAGCGCTGAGCGGGCTCAGCCCCAGACGGATGCGGCGATGTCGACGACGGCCCGCACCTTCGCCCACTGCTGATCCTCGGTGAGCTCGTTACCCTCCTCCGTGGAGGCGAACCCGCACTGCGGGCTCAGAGCGAGCTGCTCGAGCGGGGCGAAGGCTGCGGCCTCGTCGATGCGGCGACGGATGTCGTCGGTGCTCTCGAGCTCTCCGGTCTTGGTGGTCACCAGGCCCAGCACGACGCGCTTGTCGCCCTCCGGCAGGAACCGCAGCGGCTCGAAGCCGCCGGCGCGCTCGGAGTCGTACTCGAGGAAGTACCCGTCGTACGCCGTGTTGCCCAGCAGCTGCTCGGCGACCGGCTCGTACCCGCCCGACGAGATCCAGGTCGAGCGGAAGTTGCCGCGACAGACGTGGGTGGTGACGGTGAGGTCGGCGGGCTTGCCGTCCAGGATGCGGTTGAGCAGGTCGGCGTAGCGCTCGGCGATGCCGTCGGTGTCGATCCCGCGGGCGCGGGCCTTCTCGAGCTCGGCCTCCGAGCACAGGTACGCCCACGCGGTGTCGTCGAACTGCAGGTAGCGCGCGCCCGCCGCATAGAACGCATCGAGCGCGTCGCGGTAGGCCGCGATCAGATCGTCCACGATCGCCTCACGACCGTCGTAGACGGCACCGTCGATGTGGCCCGGTTCCACCCGGAAATCGAGCACGGTCGGGGCGGGGATCGTGAACTTCGGCAGCAGGCCGGTGCCCTCGGTGATCGCGGCCAGCGAGCGGTAATGCGAGAGGAAGGGGTGCGACTCGTCGAACCGGATGGGCCCCGTGATCTCGATGCCCCGCGGCTTGGTCTGCACCCCCTGGAACTGGATGCCGTGATCGAGCTCCACGATGTCGACGCCGCCGAGCATCCCGAAGAAGTCGAAGTGCCACCAGGAGCGACGGAACTCCCCGTCGCTCGCGACCTCGAGGCCCGCGGCGCGCTGACGGGCGACGAGGTCGGCGATCTCCGCGTCCTCGACGGCAGCCAGCTCCGCATCCGTCAGCTCACCCGACGCGTGACGCCTGCGGG
Protein-coding sequences here:
- a CDS encoding aminomethyl transferase family protein, whose translation is MARTLQELLDERGNTVEMLRDSQLGTYIYPVVPAEFSNWRREQKAWRETAVLYDQTHHMVNFFVSGPDALKLLSDTGINSFANFPLNTAKQFVPTASNGGVIGDGILFHEAENEYVYVGRAPGANWLQFHAETGGYDVEFRYDDRSPSRPYGAAVHRDYYRFQIQGPNAWDIIEKLNGGPLEKVRFFHMGEMTIAGEKVRTLRHGMAGAPGLEIWGPYAQHQKIRDAVLEAGREFGIEPCGSRAYSSNTLESGWIPSPLPAIYTGEAERAYREWLPANSYEAINALAGSFVSENIEDYYLNPWELGYGSFVKFDHDFIGRDALEKIDPETQRKKVTLAWNDEDLAKILTSVIDREGVGYQFFDLPNANYGSSNYDAVIDADGNNVGLSLFTGVTANEKRGLSLATVDRDVPVGAEVRVVWGEPDGGSKKTTVEPHDQIAVRAVVSPVPYAVTARAEYQGGWRTTGSL
- a CDS encoding PIG-L deacetylase family protein; the encoded protein is MPAVTPALLVVSAHAGDFVWRAGGAIAAATMRGERATVVCLSFGERGESASQWLAGKSLEEIKEIRRAEAEAAASALGADIEFLDLGDYPLRESPEAVARLVDVYRRVQPTVVLTHPLHDPYNGDHPAAARMALEARVLAQAIGVANSDGSFPTKETIIGAPPVFFFEPHQPEQCGFVPDVLLDITAAFPQKRAAMECLPAQKHMWSYYSDLAVRRGVQVKRNAGPNLGLAHDTMGEAYMRYFPQVTGVLE
- a CDS encoding 4-carboxy-4-hydroxy-2-oxoadipate aldolase/oxaloacetate decarboxylase, which produces MSPHIVVTDIAREEAALVDAFAALGSATVHEALGRTGYAGSAIRPIQQGSAIAGSAVTVLTAPGDNLMVHVAIEQARAGDVIVVVATGPSPFGHIGELMATQMQVKGVRGYVTSAGVRDTAELRAMGFPAWSRYVSAQGCLRDSPGSVNVPVVLDGVVVEPGDIVVADDDGVTVVPRMRAAAVLDAARSRAAREATNRARYEAGASSMDINGLRPIIAELGIAHVSQAERRDAGS
- a CDS encoding PrpF domain-containing protein → MPAPDPVRDGIRCLLMRGGTSKGAFFLATDLPADPSERDDLLLRIMGSPDPAQIDGLGGAHPLTSKVAVVERSSDPACDIDYLFLQVGVDEAVVADAQTCGNLLAAIGPFAIERGLIAADAGETVVRIRLLNTGDIAEARFSTPDGRVDYDGDEAIAGVPGTAGRIALTTRGRKPLLPTGSPTDEIAGHRVTLVDNGMPVVLMDAADFDVAGDESPEELESRTELRERIERVRRAAGPRFGLGDVSAQTVPKMFLLSPPRHDGAVGTRAFIPTRVHPTIGVLMAASVAAGIRIPGAVGSAFAVLGDGEQTLLEHPGGTFAATVAVTGDAASGWRASSSSVRTARKIFDGLVFPRPRR
- a CDS encoding VOC family protein, giving the protein MATRDNFDLAHLGGVELFTPVFEESLHFFRDLLAMREVARIGDSAYLRCWDEYQLYTLKLTASDTNGVGRTLFRVTSPEALERRVAAIEAAGLGHGWREPEVGVGRSYEFEDPDGHLMGIYYETEHYVPDDEDRPALKNQASAFPGRGVNARRMDHINYLASDVTKAGEFWRDVMGARESERVRLDGGGYAAWWFRFQQKSYDVVYSEDWTGEHGRFHHFALAPDTREDILKAADIFLENGVHIEFGPYKHAINQTFFIYVWEPGGNRIELANAGARLILDPDWPVVEWSQAERAKGQAWGAKTVPTFHTHGTPFLANQAEIDEAAMKGEPIPAPQKR
- a CDS encoding 5-methyltetrahydropteroyltriglutamate--homocysteine S-methyltransferase; the protein is MSTSAPFRADIVGSFLRPPGLAAARRRHASGELTDAELAAVEDAEIADLVARQRAAGLEVASDGEFRRSWWHFDFFGMLGGVDIVELDHGIQFQGVQTKPRGIEITGPIRFDESHPFLSHYRSLAAITEGTGLLPKFTIPAPTVLDFRVEPGHIDGAVYDGREAIVDDLIAAYRDALDAFYAAGARYLQFDDTAWAYLCSEAELEKARARGIDTDGIAERYADLLNRILDGKPADLTVTTHVCRGNFRSTWISSGGYEPVAEQLLGNTAYDGYFLEYDSERAGGFEPLRFLPEGDKRVVLGLVTTKTGELESTDDIRRRIDEAAAFAPLEQLALSPQCGFASTEEGNELTEDQQWAKVRAVVDIAASVWG